CAACCAGCGCCTCACCGAAGGCCTGTACCTCGACGTCCTGCCGATCACCGGCAGCGAGAGCGCTCCGCGCCTGGGCGGCGAAGGTCCGGCCATCGAATACATGATCCAGTGCCGCGAGTTCCCGCAGACCCAACTGCTCAGCGAAGTGCAGGCCCGTGGCGAACTCGGCGCCCTGCACATCGATGGCCTGGCGCGGCAGATCGCCGAGTTCCACCAGCGCACCCCGCAGGTTCCGGCCGAACACCCGCTGGGCACCCCGGACGCCTGCATGGCGCCGGTGCGACAGAACTTCGAACAGATCCGTCCGATGCTCTCCGACAAGGCCGACCTGCTGCAGCTCGACGCCCTGGAAGCCTGGGCCGAATCCAGCTTCGATCGCCTGCACAGTGTGTTCGAGTCGCGCAAGGCCAACGGCTTCATCCGTGAGTGCCACGGCGACATCCACCTGGGCAACGCCGCCATCATCGACGGCAAGGTGGTGCTGTTCGACTGCATCGAGTTCAACGAACCGTTCCGCTTCACCGACGTCACCGCCGACTACGCCTTCCTCGCGATGGATCTGGAAGACCGCGGCCTGAAATGCCTGTCGCGGCGCTTCGTCAGCCAGTACCTGGAATACACCGGCGACTACCAGTCGCTGGAACTGCTGAACTTCTACAAGGCCTACCGCGCCCTGGTGCGCGCCAAGATCGCCCTGTTCAGCCTGGCGCACCAGACCGACGCCGTGCAGAAAGCCGCGACCCTGCGCCAGTACCGCAACTACGCCAACCTGGCGGAAAGCTACAGTGCCATTCCCTCGCGCTTCCTCGCCGTGACGGTCGGCGTATCCGCCGTCGGCAAGAGCCAGGTGGCGCTGCGCCTGGTGGAAGCCCTGGGCGCCATCCGCCTGCGCTCCGATGTCGAGCGCAAGCGCCTGTTCGGCGAGCAGAGCGCCGAACAGCGCGGCCAACACCAGGCCGGCATCTACAATGCCGACGCCACGATGGGCACCTACCAGCGCCTCAACGCCCTGGCGGCGGACATCCTGCGCGCCGGCTATCCGGTGGTGCTCGACGCCACGTTCCTCAAGCGCGAACAGCGCGCGGCCGCCTGGAAGATGGCCGAGGAAACCGGCGTGCCCTTCCTCATCCTCGACTGTCACGCGCCGGAAAGCGTCATCGCCGGCTGGCTCACCCAGCGCCAGAACGAAGGCAACGACCCATCGGACGCCACCCTGCAGACCATCCAGGCCCAGCAGGCCGGACGCGAGTCGCTCAGCAACGAAGAACAACAGCACAGCAAGCGCGTCGATACCCCGGACGCCGCCAGCCTGGACGCCCTGGTCGCCAGCATCCGCCAGCGCCTGCCGGGGCTCTGATCCCCTCCCCCGCCTGCGCTGCCAGGAAGGCGGCGCAGGCCCTCGCGCCCCGTCGCCCTGCCGTTCGCGCAGGGCGATATCAGAAAGCCACGCTACACTTCCCCTGGCATACCTGGCCGTCATGAGCAGTTCACGGCCCTTTAGACCCATGCCATCGTGCCGCATCGCAAGGACCGACGATGAACGACGAACTGCTGCACCTGAAGAACCTTGGCAAGACCTCCGCCCAGTGGCTGCACGCCGTCGGCATCCACAGTGCGTCCGACCTCCGCCGCCTGGGTGCCGTAGGCGCTTACCGGGCGGTCCGGGCCCGTGGTTTCCGAGCCTCGAAGGTGCTCCTGTACGCCATCGAGGGCGCCTTGCTCGACGTGCACTGGAACGACCTCCCACCGGCACACAAAGCCGCCCTCCTAGGCGAACTTGAGACATTCCCCATAAGGAACAAGAGCTAGCTCACAAGCTCTGTGGGAAAATCTTTACGCTAAAGTACCTGTCCACTTATGGTTTCAGGGCCCTTCGTGCGCCCTCGACTGCCGCCATTCAAGGAATTACGGCCATGTACTTACTCGGTGAACAACCTGCCTATGCCGATCAACTGATCAACCGCCTGCAGGGGATTCCGGCGCAACTGCTCGACGGCCTGGCGCCCTGCGGCGAACCGATCCGTCTCGAGCGCTCCGACGACCTCGAGGCCGAGTTGCCCGGCAAGCATCTGTTCCTTGTCGAGAATGGCCTGATCCACGCCCTGGTGGATGAACGCCCGCTGTTCTACCAGCAGGAAGGCGACCTGATCGGCCTGCGGCAGGGCATCGACCTGCCGCCCTGCCGTTACGTCAGCGAAGAGCCGTTGTGCCTGATCCCTTTTTCGCGCAGCGACGTGCTCCGCCATATCCATGACGACGAGCACCGCCAGGAGCAGTTCCTGCACTACCTGATCGGCCACACCGCCCTGCTCTCCGACGCCCTGGCGCACCTGAAGCAGCCGGAGATCCGGCCGGCCACCGGCTTCCAGCATTTCGCCGCCGGCGCCCAGCTGATCCAGCAGGGGGACGACGCCGAGCACGTGTTCATCATCATCGAGGGGCACGCCGAGGCCTTCGTCGACGGGCAGAAGGTCGGCGATGTACAGAAGGACGAGATTTTCGGCGCGATGGCCGTGTTCACCCGCGAGAAGCGCAGCGCCTCGGTGATCGCCAGCGAACCCTGCACGGTGATGGTCATCCCCAAGGACCAGTTCCTCGGCCTGATGCAAAGCAACCCGCGCATCGCCCACAGCCTGATCGAGGGCATGGCCCGGCGCATCGACTTGCTGAACAAGGAAGTCACCCAACTGCGCGTGCAGCGCCAGGCGGGCTGAGGCCCAGCTTCCGCCAGAAGCCCGGCCCAGCGCCGGGCTTTTCGTTTTCCACGGGGAAGATTTTTCGCGGGCGCGAAAAACTTTTCGAAAGGAGGTTGACTCTCAAATGATAATGATTATTATTGATTCATCTGGTCGCGAGGCCAGACGATAAGCTCAAGAGACCACGCAGTCGGACTCTTCAGATTATCTCCTCATCAGGCTAATCACGGTTTTAGACCCGGCACCTTGCCGGGTCTTTTTTTGCCTGGATTTCTGCATCGAGGGCGGTGATCGCCGCGAATCCACTCCCAACGATCGCCATCGCAGAAAAAGCATTGACTCTCGAATGATAATGGTTATTATTAACTCACTGGCCGCGAGGCCAGTTGGATAAGCTCAAGGGACCATGCAGTCGGACTCTTCAGATTATCTCCTCATCAGGCTAATCACGGTTTCGACCCGGCACTTTGCCGGGTCTTTTTTTTGTCCGCGGAAAAGCAGCACCAAGAAAACGGGCCCGCAGGCTCCGTTCGTCACCGATCGCCATCCTACTGCCGCAGTGCCGCGCAATGATCCGTCGGCGGCAGCGCCGGTGTGTACCAGACGTAGTCCGCCTGCTCCGGCGCGACGGCCCTGCCCACTTCGGCCAGCATCAGCACCCGCATGCCCTGCCCCGCCCCCAGATCCTCCAGATGCAGGGGCACCCCCAGATCACGCCGCGCATGGAAGCCGCCGGCAATCAGCAGCGCCGGCTCGGGCGCGTCCTTCAGGCGCTCCGCGATGCGCCGGTCGCGTTGCTGCTGCACCGCCAGCATCGCCGGCAACTGACTTTCCGGCAGCAGACCGCAGTGGGATTCGCGGATATCGTCGAGCAGACGCTCACGCACGCCGCTCGCCGTAGAGTGGGCGCCCTCCAGAACTGGCGGCTCGGCATAGATGCGCATGATCTCGCTGCGATCCAGGTTCGCCGACAGCAGCGGCGTGGGCTGCTTCACCAGCCAGGTCACCAGCGGACCGTAGAGCGACCAGTCCCAACCCGGCTGCCAGGCCAGGGCGCCGATCAGATCCTGTGGAAGCTCACCCTTGTCCGCCGCGGCCTGCGTGGCGGCAACACGCGCCTGCTGGTTCGGGTTGATCATCTCCATCGACACGCTGCCGCTCGGGCGGCGCTCCGCCAGCGCGCGCGCCAGCCAGAGTTCCAGGGCGTGATGGTCCGGGTTGTCATGCTGCTCACCCACCAGCACCCGCGGCGCCTTGGCCAGCCGGTCGAGCAGTTGCTGCGGCGTCAGCCGCTCGCCGCTGTGCAGGTCGCGGATGACACCCAGGTCGGCACTGTCACGCCCCTCGGGACTCTGCCAGGCCGGCAGCGGCGGCGCAGAGGTCTGGCTCTGGCAGGCGGCCAACAGCGCCAGCAGGGGAAGCAGAAGATACCTCACGTGAACTCCTTTCAGCGGGCGATGATCAGCGGGTGGCCGCGCTCGGGGTGCTGCTGGACCAACACCTCCAGTCCGAACACCGTACGCAGCGGCTCGGCACGCAGTACGTCTTCCGGCGTGCCCAACAGATGCGGCCGCCCCTGGTGCAGCAACAACAGGCGATCACAGTAGCGCGCCGCCAGGTTCAGGTCATGCAGGATCACCAGTACCGCTGCGCCGCGATTGGCAAATTCGCGCACAGCCTGCAGCGTGGTGTGCTGGTGCAACGGATCGAGCGCCGAGGTTGGCTCGTCCAGCAGCAGCACCTGCTCCGCGCCGCCCGGCCAGAGCTGCGCCAGCACCCGCGCCAGGTGCACACGCTGGCGCTCGCCACCGGAGAGCGCCAGGTAGCTGCGCCCCATCAGGTGCAGCGCATCCGCCGCCTCCAGGGCCGCCGCGATGATCTCGCCGTCACGCTGACGACCGCTGTCGTGCGGCAGGCGTCCGAACCCCACCACCGCCTCGACGGTGAACGCGAAGTTCAGCGTCGATGACTGCGGCAGTACCGCCAGGCGGCGCGCCCGGTCAGCGCCCTGCCAGTCCGACAGCGGCCGATCATCCAGCCTCACGGCGCCACCGGACAGCGGCAGCTCGCCATTGAGCGCCCCCAGCAGGGTGCTCTTGCCCGCTCCGTTCGGTCCCAGTACACCGAGCACCTGGCCCGGCTGCAGGGCCAGCGTGACATCCTGCAAGACCGTCTGCGCGCCGCGCTTCACCCGCAGGTTTTCCGCCGTCAGCATCAGGAGCGCCCCCGCAGCAGCAGGTAAAGGAAGAATGGCGCGCCGATCAGCGCCGTGACGATGCCGATCGGCAACTCCGCAGGCGCCAGCGCCAGCCGCGCCACGAGATCGGCAAGCAACAGCAGAATGGCGCCGCCGAACATGGACGCCGGCAGCAGCACCCGGTGATCCGGGCCGACGATCAGGCGCAACAGGTGCGGCACCACCAGGCCGATGAAGCCGATCATGCCGGCCGCCGCCACCGCCGCCCCGACGCCCAGCGCCGTGCAGAGAATCAGTTCGACCTTGAGGCGTTCGACATCGAAACCCAGATGGCGCGCCTCCGACTCGCCCAGCAGCAGCGCATTCAGCGCATCCACCCGGTGCGGCAGCCAGCAGGCCACCAGCAGGGTGACCAGCAGCAAGGGCCACAACCGGGGATAACTGGCGCCGTTCAGGCTGCCGAGGTTCCAGAAGGTCAGGGTGCGCAGCGTGGCGTCGTCGGCCAGGTAAGTGAACAGGCCGATCAGCGCCCCCGCCAACGCGGTGAGCGCGATACCCGCCAGCAGCATGGTGGCCACGCTGGTCTGCCCGTTGTGCCGCCCCAGGCGATAGACCAGCGCCGTGACCAGCAGGCCGCCGGCGAATGCACAGGCGGAGAGCAGGTAGGGCGCGAAGGCTTCCGGCAGCCCGCCGATGGACGCGCCGAAGACGATGGCCACCGCCGCCCCCAGGGCCGCGCCACTGGAAACGCCGATCAGGCCGGGATCGGCCAGCGGGTTGCGGAACAGCCCCTGCATGGCCACGCCGGCCAGCGCCAGCACCCCGCCGGTGGCGACGCCCAGCAAGGTGCGCGGCAGGCGGATCTGGCCAACGATCAACTCGGCCTGTCCCAGTCCATCGGCGGACACCGGCAGGCCGAACAGGCGCGCCAGCGCCCGCAGCGTGTCGCCCAGGGGCAGGCTCACCGGCCCGAGGGCCAGTGATAGCCAGACAACCAGCAGCAGAAGAAAACCAAGGAGCGGGAACAGCGGTCGAGCAGCAACGATCCGAGTCAAGGACGACTTTCCGAGTTCAGGGCCTGGGCGGAAGGATAAGAGGCGCGGGAAAGACTGGCCAACCCCTCTGGAATACGCGGCCCCGGAGCATCGACCAGAAGCGTCGCATCGAGGCTCGCCACGCGGCCGCCGCGTACCGCGCGAGTCGCCGCCAGGCCGGGGTTCTGCCGGAGCAGTGCGGCGCGCAGCGCCTGCCAGGCGCGGTACAGTTCAGGGGACGACCGGGGCATCGGGCTCGGGATCGTCATCGCGGAAATCCTCATTCGTCGGAGAGCCGCTGCATCGCGCGACGAGGACGCAGCGTGCCGTAACGAACCCGAATCATGATAATAATTTGCATTTAGATTTACCTGGCGCTATGGTCTGCGCCGAATATCCATCCGACGGGCATCACGCGACCATTTCCCTGCCAACGCCTGAAAAACGCACCCGGGGACCTCAATCCACCTCAGGAGTGTGTTCGGCTGCGGTATGATGCCCCACCCTGGCGCCCGCACGACATCGACGAAACCGAGACGCCCACCCCGTACACGCCCGGTCGCCAAGGCCCGCTGGTGCCGAGCGACTGGGCGAAGATCAGCGACGACCTTCATCACCGAGAACAGTCCTCCGCCAGGATCGCACGTCTGCCGCGGCCAAGCCGATGTCCGCCTTTCTTCAGCACACGGATGTGCACCCTCTTCCGGTCCCGTCCTGTGGGCGCGGATAATGCCCGCCCTGAATGGAGAACCCGGATGATCCTGCTCTGCTCCCCGCATGAACTGGCTGAAGGCCAGAGCCGGGGCTTCAAGGCCGCCGGCCTGAATCTTTTCGTAGTGCGCCGCCAGGGCCGTCTCTATGCCTACCGCAACCGCTGTCCGCACCGGGAAATTCCGCTGGGTTACGACGCGGAGCAGTATCTCGACGCCAGCGGCCGGCTGCTGCAATGCGGACACCACGGCGCGCTGTTCCTGATCGAGACCGGCGAATGCATCCAGGGGCCATGCCTGGGGGATGTGCTGGAATCGCTGCCGTGCAGGGAGGATGAGCAAGGGATCTGGCTGGATGCGATGGACCACGCCTAGGCTGGCAGTCGTTACAGCAGCACCTTCAACGGCCGGTCCAGGCAAATCTCCTGCGTATCGATCCGCGCCCCATAGGCCAGTACTTCCACGCCGGCGCGATGCGCTTCGACTAGAGCCGCGGCATAGGCCGGGTCGATTTCTTCCGCCGGACGCACCGCGTCGATCGCCGACAGGTTCACCGCATACAGCAGCACCGCGCGCACGCCCTCCCGAGCCAGCGCCGCCAGCTCGCGCAGATGCTTGGCGCCACGCTGGGTAACGGCGTCCGGGAAGGCGGCGACCGGGGTCTCGTCGAAGCCCAGGGTCACGCTTTTCACCTCGACGTACACCGGCTTGCCGGCAACCATCAGGCGGAAATCGGCACGGCTGTTTTCCTGCCCGTAGACCACTTCGCGGCGCAGCTCATCGAAGTCCGCAAGTTCAGTCACGGCGCCGGCCAGCAACGCCTCCTCCACCAGCCGGTTGGCGCGCCCGGTGTTCACGCAGGCCAGGCGCCCCTGGGGCGTTTCCACCAGTTCCCAGGTGCCCGGCAGCTTGCGCCTGGGGTCGCTGGAACGGCTGAACCACAGCCTGCAACCCTCGCTCATGCAGTTGAGCATCGAGCCGGTATTCGGACAGTGGATGGTCAGCCGTTCGCCACTGGCGGTCTCGATGTCCGCCAGGAAGCGCTTGTAACGCTTGACCAGGCGCGCTTCTTCCAGCGCCGGCTCGAAGCGCATCAGGGACGCCAGCTCTTCAGGCCGCGAGCGATGCGCTCCACCGCCTGCTGCAGGCGCTCGACACTCTGGGTATAGGCAAAGCGCACATGGTGCGAGGCCTGGTAACGGCCGAAGTCCACGCCGGGGGTGAAGGCGACGTGTTCGGTTTCGATGAAGTGCTGGCAGAACGCGTAGGCATCGCCGCCAAAAGCGCTGATGTCCGCATACAGATAGAAGGCGCCCTCCGGTTCCACCGCGATGCCGAAGCCCAGCTCCCGCAGTGCCGGCAACAGGTAATCGCGACGCCGGGCGAACTCGGCGCGCCGCTCTTCGAAGATCGCCAGGGTTTCCGGCTCGAAGCAGGCCAACGCGGCATGCTGGGCCATGCTCGGCGCACTGATGTAGAGGTTCTGCGCCAGCTTCTCCAGTTCACCGACCGCATCGAGCGGCGCCACCAGCCAGCCCAGGCGCCAGCCGGTCATGCCGAAATATTTGGAGAAACTGTTGAGGACGAAGGCGTCGTCATCCACCTCCAGCACGCTGGTGGCGTCGGTACCATAGGTGAGGCCGTGGTAGATCTCGTCGACCACCAGGCGGCCTCCGCGTGCTTTCAGCGCGGCGGACAGGGCGGCCAGTTCATCCCGGTGCAACAAGGTACCCGTAGGATTCGCCGGCGATGCGACCAGAGCGCCTACACTGTCATGATCCCAGTGCCGCTCGATGAGGTCGGGCGTGAGCTGGTAGCGGCTCTCCGGCCCCACCGGCACCAACTGCGCGGCGCCTTCGACCAGGCGCAGGAAGTGGCGATTGCACGGGTAGCCCGGGTCGGCCAGCAGCCAGTGCTTGCCCGGGTCCACCAGCAGGCTGCTGGCCAGCAGCAACGCACCGGAGCCGCCGGGCGTGATGAGGATGCGCTGCGGGTCGATCGACAGGCCATAGCGCTCGGCGTAGAAGCCGGCGATGGCCTCGCGCAGCGCCGGCACGCCACGGGCGGCGGTGTAGCGGGTATGTCCGTTGGCCAGTGCAGCCTGGCCGGCGGCGATGATCGGCGCGGCGGTGGTGAAGTCCGGCTCGCCGATTTCCAGGTGAATGACGTCGTGGCCCGCGGCCTGCAATTCATTGGCGCGCGCCAGCAGCGCCATGACGTGGAAAGGTTCGATGGCGCGACTGCGTGCGCTGAAGGAAGTAGCCATGAGTTTTTCCGAACTTTACGACAAGGTGGCGATTCTAACAGGCCACCGAGCGACACAGGAGGACCACCGAAGACCGGTGGTTCTACCTCGAAAATGTACGTTTCGTTCGCGAAAAGCCGATGATCGTGCAGTGGTTTGCAAGAAACTCGATAGCGGCCTCTATCGGGTCGGCGACCGGGTCGCCGGGTCATGTGCGTGCGACAACAGGCTCGACAACCGGGAGTAGCATCACGGTTATCGTTCTGGTAAGTTCGCCCGCTTGCGAGCGCGGGGCCGGCAGTGCCGGAGAGGGACCATCCGCGAGAGGATTAGCGAGAGTGAGAGGCGGTCATCCATGCCCACCAAAGCAAAACAACAGAGCAGCCAACTGATTCGTGGCTTCGAGCCCTACCAGGAAACCAAGGGCGAGGAGTACATGAGCGATCGCATGCGCGCGCACTTCACCTCCATCCTCAACAAGTGGAAAGTTGAGCTGATGGAAGAAGTGGACCGCACCGTGCACCACATGCAGGACGAAGCGGCGAACTTCCCGGACCCGGCCGACCGTGCCAGCCAGGAAGAAGAGTTCAGCCTCGAGCTGCGCGCCCGCGACCGCGAGCGCAAGCTGATCAAGAAGATCGACGAGACCCTGCAACTGATCGAAGACAACGATTACGGCTGGTGCGATTCCTGTGGCGTCGAGATCGGCATCCGCCGTCTGGAAGCCCGCCCCACCGCCACCCTGTGCATCGACTGCAAGACCCTGGCGGAAATCAAGGAAAAGCAGCTGGGCTCCTGAGCCTGGTTGAACCCGAACGGGGCGCTGCGGCGCCCCGTTTCGTTTCTGCGCCCCGCCCTTAATAAAAAGTCAAAGAGACGCCATGCCCGCTTCCCGCTACGTCGGACGCTTCGCCCCCACGCCCAGCGGCTACCTGCATTTCGGTTCGCTGGTGGCGGCCGTTGCTTCCTATCTGGATGCGCGCGCCGTGGGTGGAAAGTGGCTGGTGCGCATGGAAGACCTCGACCCGCCGCGCGAGATGCCCGGTGCCCAGGCGGCGATCCTGGAGACCCTGGAGCGTTACGGCTTCGAATGGGACGGCCCGGTGGAGCGCCAGAGCGAGCGCGGCGACGCCTACGCGGCCCAGGTCGAACAATGGCTGCGCAGCGGCCTGGCCTACGCCTGCACCTGCTCGCGCAAGCAGCTCGAAGGCAGCCACGGCATCTATCCCGGCACCTGCCGCGACGCCCAGCATGACTGGCACGGTGACGTCGCCATCCGCATCCGCGTGCCGGAGCTGGACTATCGCTTCGTCGATCGCCTGCAGGGTGCATTCCACCAGCACCTGGGGCGCGAAGTGGGCGACTTCATCATTCGCCGTCGCGACGGGCTGTTCGCCTATCAGTTGGCAGTGGTGCTGGACGACGCCTGGCAGGGTGTTACCGACATCGTTCGCGGCGCCGACCTGCTCGACAACACCCCACGCCAGCTCTACCTGCAGGAACTGCTGGGCATCGCCGCACCGCGTTACCTGCACGTGCCGCTGATCATCCAGCCCGACGGCCACAAGCTCGGCAAGTCCTATCGCTCGCCGCCGCTGGAAGCCGACCAGGCCGCCCCACTGCTGGTACGCGCACTCAAGGCACTGGGCCAGAATCCGCCCACCGAGCTGCTGCAGGCCGCACCGCGCGAGGTGCTCGCCTGGGGCATCGCGCACTGGGAGGCCAACGCCCTCCCCCATCGCCTGACGCTGGAAGACGCGCAGCTCTAGACTGGTATAACGAATCAAGGCCCACGCGCCGCGCTGACGTGTTTTTGTAGGAGCGAGCGTGCTCGCGAACCTGAATCCCGTTGCGGGGTTTGTTCGCGAGCAAGCTCGCCCTACAAGTCCTGCCGAGCGTTCGGCGCAAGGCGGGGCAGGCGGGCAGCTTGCCGGCGACTGTGCGCACAGGTAGCCTGCCCGCCGAACCAAGAGAGAGACGACATGTACATCTACCGACTGGTGTTGCTCCTGGTCGTGGGCATCTACCTGTTCTCACCGGCCATCATGGACTGGTGGATCGATCCCCACGGCGCCTGGTACCGCCCGTATCTGCTGTGGCTGATCCTGATCGTCGTCACCTTCATCCTGCAGAGCCAGCGCGATGCT
This Pseudomonas sp. ATCC 13867 DNA region includes the following protein-coding sequences:
- a CDS encoding bifunctional aminoglycoside phosphotransferase/ATP-binding protein, whose amino-acid sequence is MSQTLIAALQNPALYPHPVESVRVIETHISWVLLTGSYVYKIKKPVNFGFLDFTDLAARKHFCEEELRLNQRLTEGLYLDVLPITGSESAPRLGGEGPAIEYMIQCREFPQTQLLSEVQARGELGALHIDGLARQIAEFHQRTPQVPAEHPLGTPDACMAPVRQNFEQIRPMLSDKADLLQLDALEAWAESSFDRLHSVFESRKANGFIRECHGDIHLGNAAIIDGKVVLFDCIEFNEPFRFTDVTADYAFLAMDLEDRGLKCLSRRFVSQYLEYTGDYQSLELLNFYKAYRALVRAKIALFSLAHQTDAVQKAATLRQYRNYANLAESYSAIPSRFLAVTVGVSAVGKSQVALRLVEALGAIRLRSDVERKRLFGEQSAEQRGQHQAGIYNADATMGTYQRLNALAADILRAGYPVVLDATFLKREQRAAAWKMAEETGVPFLILDCHAPESVIAGWLTQRQNEGNDPSDATLQTIQAQQAGRESLSNEEQQHSKRVDTPDAASLDALVASIRQRLPGL
- a CDS encoding TfoX/Sxy family protein, which encodes MNDELLHLKNLGKTSAQWLHAVGIHSASDLRRLGAVGAYRAVRARGFRASKVLLYAIEGALLDVHWNDLPPAHKAALLGELETFPIRNKS
- a CDS encoding Crp/Fnr family transcriptional regulator, which translates into the protein MYLLGEQPAYADQLINRLQGIPAQLLDGLAPCGEPIRLERSDDLEAELPGKHLFLVENGLIHALVDERPLFYQQEGDLIGLRQGIDLPPCRYVSEEPLCLIPFSRSDVLRHIHDDEHRQEQFLHYLIGHTALLSDALAHLKQPEIRPATGFQHFAAGAQLIQQGDDAEHVFIIIEGHAEAFVDGQKVGDVQKDEIFGAMAVFTREKRSASVIASEPCTVMVIPKDQFLGLMQSNPRIAHSLIEGMARRIDLLNKEVTQLRVQRQAG
- a CDS encoding ChaN family lipoprotein, which codes for MRYLLLPLLALLAACQSQTSAPPLPAWQSPEGRDSADLGVIRDLHSGERLTPQQLLDRLAKAPRVLVGEQHDNPDHHALELWLARALAERRPSGSVSMEMINPNQQARVAATQAAADKGELPQDLIGALAWQPGWDWSLYGPLVTWLVKQPTPLLSANLDRSEIMRIYAEPPVLEGAHSTASGVRERLLDDIRESHCGLLPESQLPAMLAVQQQRDRRIAERLKDAPEPALLIAGGFHARRDLGVPLHLEDLGAGQGMRVLMLAEVGRAVAPEQADYVWYTPALPPTDHCAALRQ
- a CDS encoding heme ABC transporter ATP-binding protein, with product MLTAENLRVKRGAQTVLQDVTLALQPGQVLGVLGPNGAGKSTLLGALNGELPLSGGAVRLDDRPLSDWQGADRARRLAVLPQSSTLNFAFTVEAVVGFGRLPHDSGRQRDGEIIAAALEAADALHLMGRSYLALSGGERQRVHLARVLAQLWPGGAEQVLLLDEPTSALDPLHQHTTLQAVREFANRGAAVLVILHDLNLAARYCDRLLLLHQGRPHLLGTPEDVLRAEPLRTVFGLEVLVQQHPERGHPLIIAR
- a CDS encoding FecCD family ABC transporter permease — translated: MLVVWLSLALGPVSLPLGDTLRALARLFGLPVSADGLGQAELIVGQIRLPRTLLGVATGGVLALAGVAMQGLFRNPLADPGLIGVSSGAALGAAVAIVFGASIGGLPEAFAPYLLSACAFAGGLLVTALVYRLGRHNGQTSVATMLLAGIALTALAGALIGLFTYLADDATLRTLTFWNLGSLNGASYPRLWPLLLVTLLVACWLPHRVDALNALLLGESEARHLGFDVERLKVELILCTALGVGAAVAAAGMIGFIGLVVPHLLRLIVGPDHRVLLPASMFGGAILLLLADLVARLALAPAELPIGIVTALIGAPFFLYLLLRGRS
- a CDS encoding Rieske (2Fe-2S) protein, producing MILLCSPHELAEGQSRGFKAAGLNLFVVRRQGRLYAYRNRCPHREIPLGYDAEQYLDASGRLLQCGHHGALFLIETGECIQGPCLGDVLESLPCREDEQGIWLDAMDHA
- the sfsA gene encoding DNA/RNA nuclease SfsA; this translates as MRFEPALEEARLVKRYKRFLADIETASGERLTIHCPNTGSMLNCMSEGCRLWFSRSSDPRRKLPGTWELVETPQGRLACVNTGRANRLVEEALLAGAVTELADFDELRREVVYGQENSRADFRLMVAGKPVYVEVKSVTLGFDETPVAAFPDAVTQRGAKHLRELAALAREGVRAVLLYAVNLSAIDAVRPAEEIDPAYAAALVEAHRAGVEVLAYGARIDTQEICLDRPLKVLL
- a CDS encoding pyridoxal phosphate-dependent aminotransferase; translation: MATSFSARSRAIEPFHVMALLARANELQAAGHDVIHLEIGEPDFTTAAPIIAAGQAALANGHTRYTAARGVPALREAIAGFYAERYGLSIDPQRILITPGGSGALLLASSLLVDPGKHWLLADPGYPCNRHFLRLVEGAAQLVPVGPESRYQLTPDLIERHWDHDSVGALVASPANPTGTLLHRDELAALSAALKARGGRLVVDEIYHGLTYGTDATSVLEVDDDAFVLNSFSKYFGMTGWRLGWLVAPLDAVGELEKLAQNLYISAPSMAQHAALACFEPETLAIFEERRAEFARRRDYLLPALRELGFGIAVEPEGAFYLYADISAFGGDAYAFCQHFIETEHVAFTPGVDFGRYQASHHVRFAYTQSVERLQQAVERIARGLKSWRP
- the dksA gene encoding RNA polymerase-binding protein DksA, coding for MPTKAKQQSSQLIRGFEPYQETKGEEYMSDRMRAHFTSILNKWKVELMEEVDRTVHHMQDEAANFPDPADRASQEEEFSLELRARDRERKLIKKIDETLQLIEDNDYGWCDSCGVEIGIRRLEARPTATLCIDCKTLAEIKEKQLGS
- the gluQRS gene encoding tRNA glutamyl-Q(34) synthetase GluQRS — its product is MPASRYVGRFAPTPSGYLHFGSLVAAVASYLDARAVGGKWLVRMEDLDPPREMPGAQAAILETLERYGFEWDGPVERQSERGDAYAAQVEQWLRSGLAYACTCSRKQLEGSHGIYPGTCRDAQHDWHGDVAIRIRVPELDYRFVDRLQGAFHQHLGREVGDFIIRRRDGLFAYQLAVVLDDAWQGVTDIVRGADLLDNTPRQLYLQELLGIAAPRYLHVPLIIQPDGHKLGKSYRSPPLEADQAAPLLVRALKALGQNPPTELLQAAPREVLAWGIAHWEANALPHRLTLEDAQL